CTTGACACAACAGGAACGAAGCTTTTGCATTTCTTTCCGAATGTTGGTCCGCCTCTTCTTCGAAAACAGCTACTAAAGATTTAACAGCATCCTTCATCCGTCGATCACGTTTGAGTAGATTAATTGTTGGTTTCCCAAccaaattttttatatttctgtAACTGCTTTTGCAGGTTGTCAACTTTATGGCGAAGCTTCCGTACTAACATACGATTGTTCTTTAATGGATCTTTTGACAAGAtagtttttcttcctttcagTATTTTGACATCCTTAGTTCTTCCAGAATTTTCAGTAGTAGTATTTGTTGCATCCATTTCTGTTACGGAATGGACTCGTTGAGCGGAATTAATTATTGCAAGTAAATCTTTCGTCCAGAAAATTTGCATCTTGACATTTCTTGCCAAATCGAACGAGATCCAATAGACCAGTTGGAAACGCTAGACCTTTGAGTTCTTCAAATGCGAGAAAACATCCctgaaaaaattgaattgaagGATGTTAATAGAAACGGCAAGAGAtattaaaggaaaaaataccTTTTTAATGTGCTCCATGGTCACAAGATTTCGAAGGACAAGTGTCATCAAAAGTTTAACTAGTCTGTTATCTCGTGTTTCACTTAGGCCTAGGTCACTGACAGCCTGCATCAGTAATTCATGAACCATTTGGTAATGAAGAGATGGTTCATTTAGTGTTTGTAAGTGAAGAATTGCCGCTTCGACATTTCCAGAGGAACGGTAGTTTTCAAGAATGAAATAGACTCCCCTTTCAAAAGCATTTTCGAATACATACTTATGACAAGTATTATCTAAATCAGGAATAATGGAATCCATCGATTGATTCTCCTGTAAATTACATACCAATATTTGTAAATTAATAATGCAAAGAATAGTAAAACCAGTAAGTATGCTTACAGTCAATTTAGAGGATTGAAAATCTCCAATGCTATCACACATAGAGTAGTCCCCAATGGATGTGGATCGACCATTGAGAGTTGGATCGAAGTGGATTTCCATTGACAGGTCGTCTTCCTATACAAGACAACAATGGTATATAGTTCCAAATTTTATTGAGTTCTGCTTGAATTTGAATGCTTACGGTAAGTTGTGAGAATTCCAAACTACGATTGAGGTCTACGGTCTCGGATTGGATATACTTCGAAAGAGATGTCGAACGACCGGTATTTGAATCTGAcgtctgataaaaaaaaataattaactttttctgtttttaacGAAATATTATtctaagaaaacaaaattatataATTACAGTCACATTTGACAATCCCGAATCTGCAATACAATCAGTCGTGGAATAAGTTCTATTAGATGTCGAAGTACCATTGGAATCCGCAGGTGGATCGAAGTTAATATCAATTGACAGGCCCATATCCTTAACATGACAAAAATGGTTATACCGATGGTTGGATTATACGGAAATTTTAATGATTACGGTTAGTTGTGAGGATTCACTATCACGACCAAGGTCACTGGTGTGTGAATGGCAATTGCTAAGATGAGTTGTCAAATGACAATCATTGAAATCTAATTCTGCCATCTTGTTATTTCAtcaaaaagaagcaaaaaattACTGCACATTATTTATAAATATTCTTCTAACTAAATAAATGCAATGCTTACAGTCAAATTCGATAATTCCAAATTTCCAGTAGAATCAGGTGTGGAATAACTTCTACTAGATGCGGACCTACCATTAATGGCTGGTGGTGGATGGCAGTGAACATCCATTGGCAGGTCACAATCCTATTCAACACAACAATGGTGGAATACATCacacttttgaaaaacatgTGAATTGTTATGCTTACGGTTAGTTGTGAGGATTCAACTTTGCTGTGTAGGTCTGTGGAATCACAACGTTTATGATTGGAAAGAAACATATCAGTTGAATATGGATCTGCTTtcttctaaaaataaaaacataacttatttcaatttatacaaaatATTATGCAAATGCTCTTTTATTAGATACTTGCCCGTTtacaaaactgaaaaatggtAGGAACAGCGTTCTTCCCCAATCTTCTTGTGTTTTCGTGAACATATTTACTTTCGAAGTGAAGACTGCAAATCCGTAAGTTCTTATGAACTTTGAAGCTCTTCGTAAATCCTGTAACAGAGCTATTACACTCAAATGCCCTGATCCACAGCTCAATAACAATTTCGTCCTTGGGCCATGAAAAGAACTTCACTTTATGTTCGTTTTCAATGTTTGTTgagttgaaacaaaaacggaCACAACACTTCActggcattttaaaaaaaattataaaaatgatTCACTATCACTATCAGGCCATTACCACCAATTtacaaaaaacacaaaaccatccaaattactaaacaaaaatggatgcAACTCGGTGTATACACGCCAGACCACGGCCTACGTAGCAGCATGCGCAGCAAAAATTCCCAAACGGTGGAAAGATGGTTTGGAAAGTGGAACATCTCAACATAACTTTTGGCCCTCTGGCTATGAAAAGGGGATGGGAAAGGCTGGATCCCTTCGGCAACACAGGGATAGCCAGCCTATAGGCCGTTACTAGAGTAGGCCATGGGTTACTAGGGCTCGTCCCCGGTTTGCCTCAAAACGGGAAAGGTCCCGGTTCGTCACAACAAATTACCCAACCCAACCCAAACCGTTTGACTATTTCTCAAATGGGTAGGTAATGGGTGGTTCAAACGGGTAAATGGGTCaacccaccgccatctt
The DNA window shown above is from Daphnia magna isolate NIES linkage group LG9, ASM2063170v1.1, whole genome shotgun sequence and carries:
- the LOC116928402 gene encoding uncharacterized protein LOC116928402, producing MFLSNHKRCDSTDLHSKVESSQLTDCDLPMDVHCHPPPAINGRSASSRSYSTPDSTGNLELSNLTMAELDFNDCHLTTHLSNCHSHTSDLGRDSESSQLTDMGLSIDINFDPPADSNGTSTSNRTYSTTDCIADSGLSNVTTSDSNTGRSTSLSKYIQSETVDLNRSLEFSQLTEDDLSMEIHFDPTLNGRSTSIGDYSMCDSIGDFQSSKLTENQSMDSIIPDLDNTCHKYVFENAFERGVYFILENYRSSGNVEAAILHLQTLNEPSLHYQMVHELLMQAVSDLGLSETRDNRLVKLLMTLVLRNLVTMEHIKKGCFLAFEELKGLAFPTGLLDLVRFGKKCQDANFLDERFTCNN